CCGCGTCAATATGAGCCATGGCGCGCATGAGGACCATGCCCAGGCGATCGCGGACATCCGCGCGCTGGAAAAGGAGCTCAACCGGCCGACCACCATCCTCGCCGATCTCCAGGGGCCAAAGCTGCGCGTCGGCACCTTCGCCGACGGCATCGTGACCATCAAGAAGGGCGATGCGTTCCGGCTCGACCGCGACACCACGCCCGGCGACGCCACCCGCGTCTGCCTGCCGCATCGCGAGATCTTCGAGGCGCTGGAGCCGGGCACCCGCCTGCTGGTCGACGACGGCAAGCTGGTGCTGCGCGTGCAGACGGTCAGCCACGACCAGATCGACACGCTGGTCGAGGTCGGTGGCGCGATCTCGGATCGCAAGGGCGTCAACGTGCCCGACGTGGTGGTGCCGCTGCCGGCGCTGACCGAGAAGGACCGCAAGGATCTCGCCTTCGCGCTGGAGCAGAATGTCGACTGGATCGCGCTCAGCTTCGTGCAGCGCCCGGATGATGTCGCCGAGGCGCGCCGCCTGGTCGCCGGCAAGGCGGCCATCCTCTCCAAGATCGAGAAGCCCGCCGCGATCGACCGGCTCGACGAGATCATCGAGCTGTCGGACGGCGTGATGGTCGCGCGTGGCGATCTCGGCGTCGAGCTGCCGCCCGAAATGGTGCCGCCGATCCAGAAGCGCATCGTCGAAACCTCGCGCCGACTCGGCCGCCCGGTCGTCGTCGCGACGCAGATGCTCGAATCGATGATCAAGTCGCCCTCGCCGACCCGCGCCGAGGTCTCCGACGTCGCCACCGCGATCTACGACGGCGCCGACGCGATCATGCTGTCGGCCGAGAGCGCCGCCGGCGACTGGCCCGAGGAAGCGGTGGCGATGATGGACCGCATCGCCATCTCGGTGGAAGGCGACCCCGCCTACAAGGCGCGCATCCACTTCACCGAGACCCGGCCCGATCACACCACCGCCGATGCGATCGCCGCTGCCGCCGCCGAGATCGTCGACACCATATCGGCCGCAACGATCATCTGCTTCACCTCGTCCGGCTCGACCGCGCGGCGGGTCGCGCGCGAGCGCCCCGCGGCGCCGCTGCTGGTGCTGACCCCCGATCTCCAGACCGCGCGCCGCCTCGGCCTGCTGTGGGGCGCCCATGCCGTCCACACCCGCGACATCGACAGCTTCGAGGAGATGGTGGCGAAGTCGAAGCGGATGGCGCTGCGCGCGCGCGTCGCCGGTGCCGGCGATTCGGCGGTGATGATGGCCGGCGTGCCGTTCGGAACGCCGGGATCGACCAACGTCCTCCACGTCGTCCGCCTCACCGGCGACGAACTGCGCGACTATACCGGCAGCGCCGACTGATCCTGCCCGATCCTGCCGGGAGCGTCCGTGCCGATCGCATCGGACGGACGCTCCACTCTGCCCTACCCCATCCTTCTGATTGGCTCAGCCCGCCGGATAGACGGTGAACTGCTCGATCCTGCCCCCCGCCCCCGGCTCGGCGCGCAGCACGATCCGAAGCGTGCGATGCGGGTAGGTCACCCGATATTGTTCCGCGGTGAAGCCCCCGCGCAGGCCATTGCCGGTCTGCACGATCGACTGCGGCGCCCCCAATGGCGCGAGGCTGGCCTTGTAATCGGCGATCGCGGTCGGCGTGAAATAGAAGTTGCCGTTGGTGGTGAACAGCGTGCGATCGAGCCGCCCGGCCCGCAGCATGTCGAACACGGACGTGGCGCGCGCCAACCCGCCGGCCGCCTGAGCATCGGGCTTCGCGTCGGGCAGCACCAGCGCCATCACCTTCTTCGCGATCACCGACTGGGCGTCGCCGAAATCGGCATTGTCGAGGACCACGACCGCCACGCCGTCATCGGGCGCGATCACATTGTCGGACAGGAAGCCGACCGCCTCGCCGCCATGTTCGAGGATGCGGTGCGAACCCCATTGCAGCACGTCGATGCCGAGCCCGTAATGGCTGTCTTCCCCGCTGCTGAGCTTCACCGAGGTCTGCTGCGCGGCATAGCCGGCCTGGCTGAGCAGCTTGTGATCCATCATCCCGATGTCCCACCGGGCGAGATCGCTGGCCGTCATCGCGAGCTGGCCGGCACCAAACAGCCAGCCGGGGGCAGCGGGAGTCGCGACGCGCACCGGGCCCAGCGCATAACGCTCATGCGGCGCTGCATCGGCGGTGGTCATGCCGAAATCCGCGTCCACCGCGCTGGTCATGCCGAGCGGCGTGAAGATGCGCTGCGACAGGAACTGCATCAGCGGCTGGCCGGAAACCGTCTCGATGATCCGCCCGGCGATGACGAAGCCGGTGTTGGAATATTGCCATTGGCTGCCGGGCGGGAAATCCAGCGGCGCCTTGCCCCAGCGCGCGAGAATCGCATCGGGCTTCACCGGATGGGCCATATCGGCGAAGGAAAAGTCCTGCGGCCAGAAATCGCGATAGCCCGAGGTATGGCTGAGGATCTGGCGAATCGTCACATGGTCGCCACTGGTCAGGCCGGGCACATATTTGCCGACGGCATCGTCCAGCGACAGCTTGCCCTCGTCGGCCAGCATCAGGATCGCGGTGGCGGTGATCTGCTTGGAGATGGACGCGATCGGATAGCGCGCATCGGCGACCGCGGGCTTGCCCGGCCCCTGCTCGCCATAGGCCTTGGCGAAGACGATCCGGCCACCCTGCACCACCGCCACCGAGGCCGACGGCACCTGCGTGGTCTTCAGCGCATCGGCGACGACGCGATCGATCGCGCCGGTATCGAGGGGTTGGGGGGCCGAGAATGCGGCGGTGGCCGGCATCAGGGCCAGCGCGGCGACGGTCAGAAGGGCTTTATGCATGGCGGCGAGCCTAGGCACGCCACCCCCTATAGCAAGCCATATCCTTCGAGCGCGCCGCGCAGCGTGGTGGCGTCGCGGAAAAGGTGGCCGGGAAAGCCCGCCTGCTCGCCCGCCGCGATATTGTCGGCGCGATCGTCCACGAACAGCCCCTCGCCCGGCGCCAGGCCGAAACGCGTGAGTGCCAGCGCGTAGATCGCCGGATCGGGCTTGATCAGCCTCACCTCGCCCGAGACGAGGATGTCGCGGAAACGATCGAACAAGGCCGCCTCGCGCGCCCGGAAAGGCGGCCAGAATTCGTGGCTGAAATTGGTGATCGCGTAGAGCGGCACCCCCGCCGCATCGAGATCGGCGACGAGTTCGGCCATGCCCGGCAGCAGAGCCCCGATCGTGTCGCCGAATGCCTCGCCCCAGCGGCGGATATTCTCCGCCTCGTGCGGATAGCGCGCGATCAGCTCCGCCGAGGTTTCGGCGAAGTCGCGGCCCGCATCATGCTGGGTATGCCATTCGAGCGTCGCCACCTCGCCGAGGAAGCGATCCAGCCGGTCGGTATCGGGAATATGCCGCGCGAAAAAGGCGCGCGGATTCCAGTCGACAAGCACGTTGCCGACATCGAACACCACTGCGATGGGCCTCGCCGCGAGCGACGAGCCCATGCTCCCGGAAGCCGGCGAGAAAACGCCGGCCACCGAATCAGCCCTGGCGGGCCTTGAAGCGACGGTTGGTCTTGTTGATGACGTAGGTGCGGCCGCGGCGGCGGATCACGCGGTTATCACGGTGACGTCCCTTGAGCGACTTGAGCGAGTTACGGATCTTCATGGGACTGGCCCTGCTGCTTTCTCTGTGGGCGCGGGGCCCGGAAAAATTGAGGCGCCCGCCTATGAGACACGCGGCCCCGAGTCAAGGCCGCAGCGGGGCCGGCCTATCGTTCAGCCGTTGGAAAGCGACGGCAGATGAAGCAAAAGCGTTGGTCGGAACGTTACATCCCTGCATCCTATCCCGCATCGTCCGCTTGAGAGGCCTGTCATGTCCCATATGCGCATTCCCTTCCGCCTCGCCGCGATGATCGGCGGCACCCTGGCCCTGGCCGGTTGCTCCACCACCGGCGGCCGCCCGACTCAGGTGACCCGCTTCCACCTCGCCCAGCCGATCGCACCGGGCAGCTTCTCGATCGAATCGGTGCCGATGATGGGGCCGGGATCGCCGGTCGCGCCCGACAGCATCGAACTCGCCAGCTATAGCGATATCGTCGCCGGCGAACTGACCCATCTCGGCTTCACCCGCGCCGCTGGCGCCGGTTCGTCCGAACTGACCGTCAGCGTGCTGGTCGATCGCGGCACCCGGCCCGATCCCCATGCCGGCGGCGCGTCGGTGAGCCTCGGCATCGGCGGCGGGGGCTTCGGGCGCCATGTCGGTGGCGGCGGCGAAGTCGGCACCACCATTCCGATCGACCAGCATCCGCGCTTCCTGATCGGCACCCGGATGCAGGTGCAGATCAAGCGCCGCTCGGACGGGACCGCGATCTGGGAAGGCCGCGCCATGACCGAGGCAAAGGGCCAATCGCCGGACGCCTCGCCGCAGGCCGCCGTCGCCAAGCTCGCCCATGCGCTGTTCACGGGCTTTCCGGGGGTGTCGGGAACCACTATCACGGTGAAATGAGCATCCTGATTTCCGCCGCCTTCGACAGCGGCAATATTCGCCCGACCGCCATCCTCGACGACCGCGTGACCCTCGAAATCGCGCACGACAAGGATTCGGACTTCTATCAGTGGTTCCACTTCCGCGCGCTCGGCGTGCGGGGGCGGCCGATCACCTACGCGATCACCAATGCCGGCCAGTCCGCCTATCCGGGCGGCTGGCCGGATTACCACGCCTGCTGGTCCGAGGATCGGGTGACGTGGCGGCGAGTGGCCGACACCAGCTATGCCGACGGCGTGCTGCGCTTCACCCACGAAGCGCAGGGTGATGCGGTGTGGTTCGCCTATTTCGCGCCTTACTCGATGGAGCGGCACCATGATCTGGTCGCCCGGATCGCGGCGCAGCCCGGCGTCGCCCTCGCCTCGCTCGGCCAGACGCTCGACGGGCGCGAGATGGATTGCCTGACGCTCGGCGACGGGCCGAAGCAGGTCTGGCTCTACGCCCGCCAGCATCCCGGCGAATCGATGGCCGAATGGTGGATGGAAGGCGCACTGGAGGCGCTGACCGATCCCGCCGATCCGATCGCGCGCTCACTGCGCCAGAAGGCGACCTTCCACATCGTCCCCAATATGAACCCGGACGGCAGCTATCGCGGCCATCTGCGTACCAATGCCGCCGGCGTGAACCTCAACCGCGAATGGCATGAGCCGACGCCGGAGAAATCGCCGGAAGTGCTGTGCGTCCGCAACGCGATGGACGCCACCGGCGTCGACTTCGCGATGGACGTGCATGGCGACGAGGCGATCCCCTATGTGTTCCTGGCCGGATTCGAGGGCATTCCTTCGCTGACCGACAAGCAGGTCTCGCTCTACGCCGCCTATCAGGACGCGCTCGTCGCCCGCACGCCCGATTTCCAGAAGGCCAAGGGCTATGCGACCGCCGGCAAGGGCTGCGCCAATCTCTCCATGTCGACCAATCAGGTGGCCGAGCGCTTCGGCTGCGTGGCGATGACGCTGGAGATGCCGTTCAAGGATAATGACGATCTCGCCGATGCCGAGTTCGGCTGGTCGCCGGAGCGCAGCAAGAAGCTCGGCGCGGCCTGCCTCGCCGCGCTGCACGACGTGATCGCCCGAATCTGATCTCAAAACCCGTTCCCGCCCGTGGCGGGGATGACGAAGCCATGCGCCTCGGCTAGGCGATGGCCCGAGCTATACGGAGACGCTTATGCCCCGCCTCGTCCTGATCCGCCACGGCCAGTCCGACTGGAACCTCGAGAACCGCTTCACCGGCTGGTGGGACGTGAACCTCACCGCGCTGGGCATCGAGGAAGCCAAGGCGGCCGGCCGGCTGCTGGCGGAGAAGGGCTTCGATTTCGATCAGTGCTTCACCAGCGTGCAGACCCGCGCGATCAAGACGCTCAACCTCGCGCTGGAGGAGATGGGCCGGCTGTGGCTGCCGGTGGAGAAGGACTGGCACCTGAACGAGCGCCATTATGGCGGCCTCACCGGGCTCAACAAGGCCGAGACGGCGGCCAAGCATGGCGACGAGCAGGTCAAGATCTGGCGCCGCAGCTTCGACACGCCGCCGCCGCCGCTGGAAGCCGGCTCGGAGTTCGATCTTTCGCAGGATCGTCGCTATGCCGGCATCCCGATCCCCAATACCGAGAGCCTGAAGGACACGATCGCCCGCGTCCTGCCTTATTGGGAAAGCCGGATCGCGCCGGTGCTGAGCGCCGGCAAGCAGGTGGTGATCTCCGCCCACGGCAATTCGCTGCGCGCGCTGGTCAAGCATCTCTCGGGCATTCCCGACGACGAGATCGTCAGCCTCGAGATCCCGACCGGCCAGCCGATCGTCTACGAACTGGATGACGCGCTGCAGCCACTCGATCGCTATTATCTGAGCGAGCGCTAATTTTCCCCGGAGTCTTGCGCGGAATCGTTGCGGAACAGCGGGGCCGTCGCTAAGCGTCCCGCTTCCTTTTTTCTGCCGGGCAGATCGATGAACGACCAGCCGACCGTGGGCATCATCATGGGCAGCCGCTCCGACTGGGAGACGATGCGCCACGCGTCCGAGACGCTGACCGCGCTCGGCGTGCCGCACGAGACCAGGGTCGTCTCCGCGCATCGCACGCCGGATCGGCTCTACGACTATGCGAAAGCCGCGCAGGGCCGCGGGCTCAAGGTGGTGATCGCGGGCGCCGGCGGCGCCGCCCACCTGCCCGGCATGTGCGCCGCGATGACCGCGCTGCCGGTGCTCGGCGTACCGGTCGAATCGAAGGCGCTCTCCGGCATGGATAGCCTGCTGTCGATCGTGCAGATGCCCGGCGGCATCCCGGTCGGCACGCTGGCGATCGGCAAGCCGGGCGCGATCAACGCCGGGCTGCTGGCCGCCGCGATCCTCGCCACCCATGACGAGGCGCTCGCCGGCCGGCTGGCCGACTGGCGCGCCAGGCAGACCCAGGCCGTGGACGAATCCCCCGAATGAGCATTGCACCCGGTTCGACCATCGGCATCATCGGCGGCGGCCAGCTCGGCCGGATGCTCGCGATCGCGGCGGCCCAGCTCGGCTATCGCAGCCATATCTATGCGCCCGAGGCGAGCGGCCCCGCCGCCGAGGTCTGTGCCGTCTGGACGCAGGGCGACTATGAGAATGCCGACGCGCTGCGCCGCTTCGCCGAAGCCTGCGACGTCGTCACCTACGAGTTCGAGAATCTGCCGGTCGCGGCGCTGGCGCAGACCGAGGGCGTGCGCGCCTTCCACCCCTCCGTCGAGGCGCTGCGGATCGCGCAGGATCGCGCGCTGGAGAAGGGCTTTGCCGGCCGCCACGACATCCCGACCGCGCGCTGGTCGGCGATCAACACGCTGGACGAGCTGCGCGATGCGGTCGCCGGCATCGGCACCCCCGCGATTCTGAAGACGCGGCGCTTCGGCTATGACGGCAAGGGCCAGGTGCGCCTGCAGTCGCCCGACGATGTCGAGGCGGCATGGCAGGCGATCGGCGGACAGCCTGCGGTGCTCGAAGGCTTCGTGCGCTTCGACGTCGAATATTCGGTGATCGTCGCGCGCGGCCGGGATGGCGAGAGCGTGGCGTGGGATGTCGTCACCAACGTCCATGACGACGGCATCCTGGCGCTATCCACGGTGCCGGCCGAGGGGCAGGTCGCGGCCCAGGCCGCCGAAGCCGTGGCGCACAGCCGGCGACTGGCGGATGCGCTCGATTATGTCGGCGTGCTGGCGGTGGAATGGTTCGCCGGCGCGCACGGCCCGATCTTCAACGAGATGGCGCCGCGGGTCCACAATAGCGGCCACTGGACCATCGAGGGTGCCACCACCTCGCAGTTCGAGAATCATATCCGCGCGATCTGCGGCCTGCCGCTGGGATCGACCGCGCTGACCGGCCGCCGCGTGGCGATGGAGAATCTGATCGGCGCACAGGCCGATCGCTGGCCGGCGATCCTCGCCGAGCGCGACGCCCACCTGCATCTCTACGGCAAGAGCGTGCGCCCGGGCCGCAAGATGGGCCATGTGACGCGGGTCACGCTGTAGGAACCATCCTCCCCGAGCCTGGGCTCGGGGAGGACGAGGATCACGCCTTGCGCGTCGCCTTGACCGGGAATTTGCCGAAGGCGCCAGTGTCGATCGTGCCTTCCATCGTATCGCCGTCCAGACGCCCCTCGACCGTCAGCATCATCGGGAAGGGCACCTTCAGCTCCATCTTGAAGGTCACCAGATCGCCGGAGACCTGGCCGTCGGTGACGTCGAGCGACCCCATCGGGCCGCTGTTGGTGCCCGCGAAGCTGCCATCGGGCTTGCTGGTGAGGGTCAGCACCGAAACCTGCTCCCCCATCGGAGACTGGGCCACGCTGTCCCACTGACCGTCGATATCTGCCATCTTGCCATCCTTCCGTTTACGTCAGCTTGATCACGCTCACTGCGC
This genomic window from Sphingomonas abietis contains:
- the pyk gene encoding pyruvate kinase, which encodes MSISTSAFAPRKRKVRVLATLGPASRSPEMIRKLFVAGADAFRVNMSHGAHEDHAQAIADIRALEKELNRPTTILADLQGPKLRVGTFADGIVTIKKGDAFRLDRDTTPGDATRVCLPHREIFEALEPGTRLLVDDGKLVLRVQTVSHDQIDTLVEVGGAISDRKGVNVPDVVVPLPALTEKDRKDLAFALEQNVDWIALSFVQRPDDVAEARRLVAGKAAILSKIEKPAAIDRLDEIIELSDGVMVARGDLGVELPPEMVPPIQKRIVETSRRLGRPVVVATQMLESMIKSPSPTRAEVSDVATAIYDGADAIMLSAESAAGDWPEEAVAMMDRIAISVEGDPAYKARIHFTETRPDHTTADAIAAAAAEIVDTISAATIICFTSSGSTARRVARERPAAPLLVLTPDLQTARRLGLLWGAHAVHTRDIDSFEEMVAKSKRMALRARVAGAGDSAVMMAGVPFGTPGSTNVLHVVRLTGDELRDYTGSAD
- a CDS encoding serine hydrolase domain-containing protein, which translates into the protein MHKALLTVAALALMPATAAFSAPQPLDTGAIDRVVADALKTTQVPSASVAVVQGGRIVFAKAYGEQGPGKPAVADARYPIASISKQITATAILMLADEGKLSLDDAVGKYVPGLTSGDHVTIRQILSHTSGYRDFWPQDFSFADMAHPVKPDAILARWGKAPLDFPPGSQWQYSNTGFVIAGRIIETVSGQPLMQFLSQRIFTPLGMTSAVDADFGMTTADAAPHERYALGPVRVATPAAPGWLFGAGQLAMTASDLARWDIGMMDHKLLSQAGYAAQQTSVKLSSGEDSHYGLGIDVLQWGSHRILEHGGEAVGFLSDNVIAPDDGVAVVVLDNADFGDAQSVIAKKVMALVLPDAKPDAQAAGGLARATSVFDMLRAGRLDRTLFTTNGNFYFTPTAIADYKASLAPLGAPQSIVQTGNGLRGGFTAEQYRVTYPHRTLRIVLRAEPGAGGRIEQFTVYPAG
- a CDS encoding HAD family hydrolase, which gives rise to MGSSLAARPIAVVFDVGNVLVDWNPRAFFARHIPDTDRLDRFLGEVATLEWHTQHDAGRDFAETSAELIARYPHEAENIRRWGEAFGDTIGALLPGMAELVADLDAAGVPLYAITNFSHEFWPPFRAREAALFDRFRDILVSGEVRLIKPDPAIYALALTRFGLAPGEGLFVDDRADNIAAGEQAGFPGHLFRDATTLRGALEGYGLL
- the ykgO gene encoding type B 50S ribosomal protein L36 → MKIRNSLKSLKGRHRDNRVIRRRGRTYVINKTNRRFKARQG
- a CDS encoding DUF4136 domain-containing protein; protein product: MSHMRIPFRLAAMIGGTLALAGCSTTGGRPTQVTRFHLAQPIAPGSFSIESVPMMGPGSPVAPDSIELASYSDIVAGELTHLGFTRAAGAGSSELTVSVLVDRGTRPDPHAGGASVSLGIGGGGFGRHVGGGGEVGTTIPIDQHPRFLIGTRMQVQIKRRSDGTAIWEGRAMTEAKGQSPDASPQAAVAKLAHALFTGFPGVSGTTITVK
- a CDS encoding M14 family metallopeptidase, whose translation is MSILISAAFDSGNIRPTAILDDRVTLEIAHDKDSDFYQWFHFRALGVRGRPITYAITNAGQSAYPGGWPDYHACWSEDRVTWRRVADTSYADGVLRFTHEAQGDAVWFAYFAPYSMERHHDLVARIAAQPGVALASLGQTLDGREMDCLTLGDGPKQVWLYARQHPGESMAEWWMEGALEALTDPADPIARSLRQKATFHIVPNMNPDGSYRGHLRTNAAGVNLNREWHEPTPEKSPEVLCVRNAMDATGVDFAMDVHGDEAIPYVFLAGFEGIPSLTDKQVSLYAAYQDALVARTPDFQKAKGYATAGKGCANLSMSTNQVAERFGCVAMTLEMPFKDNDDLADAEFGWSPERSKKLGAACLAALHDVIARI
- the gpmA gene encoding 2,3-diphosphoglycerate-dependent phosphoglycerate mutase, which gives rise to MPRLVLIRHGQSDWNLENRFTGWWDVNLTALGIEEAKAAGRLLAEKGFDFDQCFTSVQTRAIKTLNLALEEMGRLWLPVEKDWHLNERHYGGLTGLNKAETAAKHGDEQVKIWRRSFDTPPPPLEAGSEFDLSQDRRYAGIPIPNTESLKDTIARVLPYWESRIAPVLSAGKQVVISAHGNSLRALVKHLSGIPDDEIVSLEIPTGQPIVYELDDALQPLDRYYLSER
- the purE gene encoding 5-(carboxyamino)imidazole ribonucleotide mutase translates to MNDQPTVGIIMGSRSDWETMRHASETLTALGVPHETRVVSAHRTPDRLYDYAKAAQGRGLKVVIAGAGGAAHLPGMCAAMTALPVLGVPVESKALSGMDSLLSIVQMPGGIPVGTLAIGKPGAINAGLLAAAILATHDEALAGRLADWRARQTQAVDESPE
- a CDS encoding 5-(carboxyamino)imidazole ribonucleotide synthase, which produces MSIAPGSTIGIIGGGQLGRMLAIAAAQLGYRSHIYAPEASGPAAEVCAVWTQGDYENADALRRFAEACDVVTYEFENLPVAALAQTEGVRAFHPSVEALRIAQDRALEKGFAGRHDIPTARWSAINTLDELRDAVAGIGTPAILKTRRFGYDGKGQVRLQSPDDVEAAWQAIGGQPAVLEGFVRFDVEYSVIVARGRDGESVAWDVVTNVHDDGILALSTVPAEGQVAAQAAEAVAHSRRLADALDYVGVLAVEWFAGAHGPIFNEMAPRVHNSGHWTIEGATTSQFENHIRAICGLPLGSTALTGRRVAMENLIGAQADRWPAILAERDAHLHLYGKSVRPGRKMGHVTRVTL